The following nucleotide sequence is from Desulfobaccales bacterium.
GCTGCGGTTTTGTCCAGCAAACGCGGTGACAGACGCGGCTCCGTTCGCCCAACCAAAATGATGCCTTGACATCACGCTGCATGATGCTATTATGACATTATGAGAACAACACTTATCATAGACGACGATGTCCTGGACAAAGCGAAAGCCGTTGCGGCAAAGCTCCGTGCGCCCTTTCGGCGCGTGGTTAATGAGGCGCTGCGCACCGGATTGCAGATAGTTGAAGATACGCCGCCGCGAACTCGATCCTATCACACCCGTCCCCACAAGATGGGGCTGAAAGCCGGGAGGAATCTGGACAACATCCAGGCGCTCCTATCTCAGATCGAGGGGGAAGATCACCGGTGATCCTCGTGGATGCCAACGTCCTCTTGTATGCCGAAGACCAACAGAGTTCTCACCATGTGATGGCACGCGAATGGGTGGGATGCTCAGTTGTCTGGGGTCTCGCCAGTGTGCCTTTGCTGGACCGTCCTTGGTGCGTTCATCCGTATCGGCACGAATCCGCGCGTCTTTGAGCACCCCCTGTCTCTCGATCAGGCGCTCTCTCGTGTGCAAAGCTGGTTGGATCAACCCTGCACGCGCATTATTCATCCTACCGACCGGCACTGGATCGTCTTTCAAAAAATGTTGACCGAAGGCCAGGCCGTCGCAAACCTTGTGACCGACGCGCACCTGGCCGCTCTGGCTAGTGAACACGGCTGTGAGTTGATCTCCACCGATACCGATTTCTCACGCTTTCCTGGGATCAAGTGGAAAAACCCATTGAAGTAACTAACATTCTGGCGAACCATCGCTTCCACCGTACGTTTTTGCCGGGGCGGCAAAAACGCCGGTGAAGCGTGCCGATGGCTCGGACGCTTCGCGCCGAGCCATCGGCGCGGCTGATTGCCATCCGCTTTTGTCCTGGCGCTTCGCGCCAGTCCATCAAGCGGCTGCAGCGGGCAGCCGTCCCCGCGAGCAAGCTCGCGTGTACGTCAGCCGCTGATCCGCAGCGCCGTTATGCCCCCCCGTGCCGAAGGCGGTGCGGGGAGTCAAATCGCGGTGAATCCTGCTTGACAATATGTAATCGAACGATTACACTTCTGCAATGTTCTCGATTAAGCCTTTGCCCGAATTCACCGAATGGCTGGACGGCCTGTCCGATGTGGCGGTGCGCGGGGTGGTGGTGGCGCGCATAAGCGTCTGGAGCGCGGCTTGATGGGGGACGTGGAACCGGTTGGCGGGGGCGTGTTGGAGCTTCGTATTCATGTGGGCGCAGGCTGGCGCGTGTATTTCGTGCAGCGCG
It contains:
- a CDS encoding TA system VapC family ribonuclease toxin is translated as MSGVSPVCLCWTVLGAFIRIGTNPRVFEHPLSLDQALSRVQSWLDQPCTRIIHPTDRHWIVFQKMLTEGQAVANLVTDAHLAALASEHGCELISTDTDFSRFPGIKWKNPLK